In Vitis vinifera cultivar Pinot Noir 40024 chromosome 11, ASM3070453v1, a genomic segment contains:
- the LOC100259901 gene encoding accelerated cell death 11 isoform X1: MERKREKLLTRMTDFIKEVADCVNSPNPSVEVHRLVRYCRIGSTFVGYLGLPFKFAQMEFLSKVNDLDKGARPDDTLETLIDREIQQNLAKKPYSGSRSLIRVKRSIVMLTVMFEQMLTKGGNSIVDAVSKSYEKSFAAYHGWATRTAVLASLPALPTRAKLMKKLHENEVSMTAKMKSFVDSSAVVVNYIDSLFHSRELGQQLLELI; this comes from the exons ATGGAGAGGAAACGGGAGAAGCTACTCACAAGGATGACAGACTTCATAAAAGAGGTGGCAGATTGTGTGAATTCTCCCAACCCAAGCGTAGAGGTCCATCGTCTTGTTCGCTATTGTCGCATTGGCTCCACTTTTGTAGGGTACCTCGGCCTTCCTTTCAAGTTTGCTCAGATGGAATTCTTATCCAAG GTTAATGATCTTGACAAGGGGGCAAGGCCCGATGACACACTAGAAACCTTAATTGACCGAGAAATCCAGCAGAATTTAGCTAAGAAGCCTTATAGTGGCTCAAGGAGCCTGATCAGAGTCAAGCGTTCGATCGTGATGCTAACCGTGATGTTTGAGCAAATGCTAACCAAAGG AGGGAACTCAATTGTGGATGCGGTTTCAAAGTCATACGAAAAGTCCTTTGCTGCATACCATGGATGGGCTACCAGAACTGCCGTCCTTGCTTCGCTTCCTGCCCTTCCTACAAGGGCCAAGCTTATGAAGAAGTTGCACGAAAATG AGGTGTCAATGACTGCTAAGATGAAAAGTTTTGTAGATTCATCAGCTGTAGTAGTGAACTACATCGACAGTTTATTTCATTCAAGGGAATTGGGCCAACAACTGCTTGAATTGATTTGA
- the LOC100266751 gene encoding accelerated cell death 11 codes for MAKNSGILTTVADAFSEVAQTVNSPRPYVEIGRLVRACRLLSPLLSSLGVFKFAEKEFSAKVDDLAEAEKSVHTLESLLHSDIRKNCEKDSNSHSRNLVRVKRSVDMLKIMFEQILARGGNSIVGPVSTAYKQVFAPYHGWLIRTGVSAAMITLPTKAQLLRNLNEDEATANVQMQKYVTASASVLQYIDKLFRSRCSGNELLGMV; via the exons ATGGCGAAAAATTCAGGAATTTTGACGACCGTAGCTGATGCCTTCAGTGAGGTAGCCCAAACTGTGAATTCTCCGAGGCCATACGTGGAAATCGGTCGGCTGGTTCGAGCTTGCCGCCTCCTTTCTCCTCTCTTGAGTAGTTTAGGAGTCTTCAAGTTTGCAGAGAAGGAGTTTTCTGCTAAG GTGGATGATCTTGCAGAAGCTGAAAAATCAGTACATACTCTGGAATCCTTGCTTCACTCCGATATCAGAAAGAATTGTGAAAAGGATTCTAACAGTCATTCAAGGAACCTTGTGAGAGTGAAGCGATCAGTGGACATGCTAAAGATCATGTTTGAGCAAATTCTAGCTAGAGG GGGAAACTCTATTGTCGGTCCGGTCTCTACGGCTTATAAGCAGGTATTTGCACCCTACCATGGATGGCTGATAAGGACAGGTGTTTCTGCTGCGATGATAACCCTCCCAACAAAGGCACAACTCCTGAGGAACCTGAATGAAGATG AGGCCACTGCTAATGTTCAGATGCAAAAGTACGTGACTGCATCGGCTTCTGTCTTACAGTACATTGACAAGTTATTCCGCTCCAGGTGCTCAGGCAATGAACTGCTTGGGATGGTTTGA
- the LOC109121426 gene encoding accelerated cell death 11: MERKREKLLTRMADCIKEVADCVNSPNPSLEVHRLVHYCRIGSTFVGYLGLPFKFAQMEFLSKVNDLDKGARPDDTLETLIDREIQQNLAKKHYSSSRSLIRVKRSIVMLTVMFEQMLTKGGNSIVGAVSKSYEKSFAAYHGWATRTAVFASLPALPTRAKLMKKLHENEVSMTAKMKSFVDSSAVIVNYIDSLFHSRELGQQLLELI, from the exons ATGGAGAGGAAACGGGAGAAGCTACTCACAAGGATGGCAGACTGCATAAAAGAGGTGGCAGATTGTGTGAATTCCCCCAACCCAAGCCTAGAGGTCCATCGTCTTGTTCACTATTGTCGCATTGGCTCCACTTTTGTAGGGTACCTCGGCCTTCCTTTCAAGTTTGCTCAGATGGAATTCTTATCCAAG GTTAATGATCTTGACAAGGGGGCAAGGCCCGATGACACACTAGAAACCTTAATTGACCGAGAAATCCAGCAGAATTTAGCTAAGAAGCATTATAGTAGCTCAAGGAGCCTGATCAGAGTCAAGCGTTCGATCGTGATGCTAACCGTGATGTTTGAGCAAATGCTAACCAAAGG AGGGAACTCAATTGTGGGTGCGGTTTCAAAGTCATACGAGAAGTCCTTCGCTGCATACCATGGATGGGCTACCAGAACTGCCGTCTTTGCTTCGCTTCCTGCCCTTCCTACAAGGGCCAAGCTTATGAAGAAGTTGCACGAAAATG AGGTGTCGATGACTGCTAAGATGAAAAGCTTTGTAGATTCATCAGCTGTAATAGTGAACTACATCGACAGTTTATTTCATTCAAGGGAATTGGGCCAACAGCTGCTtgaattgatttga
- the LOC100259901 gene encoding accelerated cell death 11 isoform X2 has translation MERKREKLLTRMTDFIKEVADCVNSPNPSVEVHRLVRYCRIGSTFVGYLGLPFKFAQMEFLSKVNDLDKGARPDDTLETLIDREIQQNLAKKPYSGSRSLIRVKRSIVMLTVMFEQMLTKGGNSIVDAVSKSYEKSFAAYHGWATRTAVLASLPALPTRAKLMKKLHENGN, from the exons ATGGAGAGGAAACGGGAGAAGCTACTCACAAGGATGACAGACTTCATAAAAGAGGTGGCAGATTGTGTGAATTCTCCCAACCCAAGCGTAGAGGTCCATCGTCTTGTTCGCTATTGTCGCATTGGCTCCACTTTTGTAGGGTACCTCGGCCTTCCTTTCAAGTTTGCTCAGATGGAATTCTTATCCAAG GTTAATGATCTTGACAAGGGGGCAAGGCCCGATGACACACTAGAAACCTTAATTGACCGAGAAATCCAGCAGAATTTAGCTAAGAAGCCTTATAGTGGCTCAAGGAGCCTGATCAGAGTCAAGCGTTCGATCGTGATGCTAACCGTGATGTTTGAGCAAATGCTAACCAAAGG AGGGAACTCAATTGTGGATGCGGTTTCAAAGTCATACGAAAAGTCCTTTGCTGCATACCATGGATGGGCTACCAGAACTGCCGTCCTTGCTTCGCTTCCTGCCCTTCCTACAAGGGCCAAGCTTATGAAGAAGTTGCACGAAAATGGTAATTaa